The window TTTGCCTGAGCATAGCCCTGAGAAAAAAGATACCCTGAAAAGAAAGGTGGAGAAATTGAATTAAAAATAAAATTTAGGTATATAAAAAGGGTTTAAAGAGTGTATAGAGTCCAAAAGTTGAAATAATTTTGAAAAGTAAAAAAATGTAAGTGATTATGGGTTTTGGCAATAAAGCTCGCTGAAAGTAACCTTTGAAGCGTTTATACATAACTGGGCTGCCACTCACCCCGGTAAGTTAAGGAATGGTTCTCCCGATGTCAACCAGCCTCACGCATAGATGATCTGCGCAAACGCAGGGAATATGCAAGCCTGCCACTTTACAGGCTGTCCGACAATTCAATCCCAGGGGAAAAACATATGGGGAATAAGGCATCTAAAGCCTTTAAATTGAAATTGAAGAACTTTTGATATTACTGAGGGTAATTGTCGGACAGCCTCTTTAGTGACGGGTAGTTGACAATAAGAAATTGAGAAGAAAAAAGAGAGTAAACCTCTCAAACCTTCTCAGCCCGGAAGACAAGGGACCCTTTATTCATACCGTTTTCTGAATAATTTGCCGGAATGTTAAACACGACCTTAACATCTTTACCAGTACTGTTTGTAATTACTTCGGAGAAATCAGGCCAGAAATGAGAGGAAAGATAGAGACCTTTGGAAAAAATAGAATCCGAAGAGGCTCCAATCTCAGCCGTAACTCTAACATCACTTATTCCTGTGTTTCTTATGTTCAAAACCTGTGGATTGCTGACCTGTCCGGAAAGCAGGGTCCCGAAATCCAGGCTGCCCCGGTCAAGCTCTATGGAAACATCAGATGTCTTATTTACTTCAGATGTCCCTATTATTACTGTGAAGTTCACCCCGGGTACATAAGGAGGTTCGGCAAAGCGGGAAATAGTCAAAATCACTTCCATTAACGTTGTAAGGCAGGTCACAAATCCCATCCGAATCCGAATCTTCAGAGGTCTGCGAAAATCCGGTTCCATTCAGGTCAGCCCAAAAATTTCCGCCCAGATATGGGCCCTCCACGATATTCGCTCCCGGAGTTTTTGTAGTGTTCCAGCTGTTTCCTTTACTGTTCTCAGCTTTCACATTTACAGTGTTGTTAAAATAATTATTATAGATACGATTGTCAGCACTGGAGTCCAGTAAATATATTCCTGACTCGTTACTGGAATTTATCGTATTATTGAACAGTTCGTTGCCATGGCATTCCTCTCTCAAAAAAATGCCTTTGCTGCTGTTTGAAATTGTGTTGTTATACACTCTGGAGTCAAAGACTAAAATCAGGTAGATCCCGTTTTCACAGTCCATAATCCGGTTGTCACGAAGGACAGTCCTTGCCTGAGTATCATACATATCAATTCCGGTACTGCAATTTATTATATCATTATTTGAAACGAGATTGCCTCCCCCACAGCAGGCAATGCTTATCCCACCACCGTTTGAGAGCCAGTTCTGGGACATTATATTGTCCCAGCCGTGAGCGCCAATGGTGATGTAACCCTCATCAATGACATTGTTGATCAACACGCTCCGACTGCACCCTTCATCAAGCCAGATGCCGTTTCGGAAAAAAGTATTATTCGAGAGTGTATTGTTCATGGAACCCTGCAGATAAACTCCATAACGGTTGTCAAAAATGTTGTTTCTTTCGATTGTGCAGTTTTCAACCTGATCAAGACAAACCCCTCCCGGGGGACAGTCGGTTCCATCCCCCCGGGAAATAAATACTTCTGACCCGGAACTGTAAGCCTTGCTCAGCTCAGGCTCATTGGAATAGCTCCCTGAGCCATAAGAATTTACGAAGCCTGATGCTTTACGAGCAAT is drawn from Methanosarcina lacustris Z-7289 and contains these coding sequences:
- a CDS encoding right-handed parallel beta-helix repeat-containing protein, which translates into the protein MVLKIILIGDCFTRLMSATLVIALLLVSAGVGSAEVIYVEPGASIQAAVNNSTTGDFVIVKAGDYEENIIVNVSGVTVTSEPENPEGVLIRSGDENSSVFEVKADNVTISGFNITGSGEVFIARKASGFVNSYGSGSYSNEPELSKAYSSGSEVFISRGDGTDCPPGGVCLDQVENCTIERNNIFDNRYGVYLQGSMNNTLSNNTFFRNGIWLDEGCSRSVLINNVIDEGYITIGAHGWDNIMSQNWLSNGGGISIACCGGGNLVSNNDIINCSTGIDMYDTQARTVLRDNRIMDCENGIYLILVFDSRVYNNTISNSSKGIFLREECHGNELFNNTINSSNESGIYLLDSSADNRIYNNYFNNTVNVKAENSKGNSWNTTKTPGANIVEGPYLGGNFWADLNGTGFSQTSEDSDSDGICDLPYNVNGSDFDYFPLCRTSLCTRGELHSNNRDI